A window of Pusillimonas sp. T7-7 contains these coding sequences:
- a CDS encoding 2-oxoglutarate dehydrogenase E1 component, which translates to MSSEIELLSNSYLFGSNAPYVEELYESYLDNPGSVPDQWRDYFDQLQHQPATDGSEVTRDQAHAPVIESFAQRAKANAFVTHTRAPDLTVAGKQVYVQSIIAAYRSLGARIAALDPLKRQDRPSIPELDPGFYGLTEADLDQVYSATNTYFTKADTMTMRDMLKALRDTYCRNVGAEFMHISDPTAKRWIQERLESTVGVPSFSAEQKRHILQQVTEAEGLERFLHTKYVGQKRFSLEGGESFIAAMDEVVGHAGDNGVQEIVVGMAHRGRLNMLVNIMGKMPGDLFAEFEGKHAEGLTDGDVKYHNGFSSDLSTRGGPVHLSLAFNPSHLEIVNPVVEGSVRARQDRRGDEQGLQVLPVLVHGDAAFAGQGVVMETLNLAQTRGYGTGGTLHIVINNQIGFTTSDPRDSRSTLYCTDVVKMIEAPVFHVNGDDPEAVVYVTQLALDYRMQFHHDVVVDIVCFRKLGHNEQDTPSLTQPLMYKSIGKHPGTRKVYADKLVAQGILAEGEPDQLVKDYRQLMEDGQRTIEPVLTDYKNKYSTDWSAFLGAKWTDQADTGVPLAELTRIGEKLTTVPEGFTVHSLVNKLLNDRRNMARGEQNLDWGMGEHLAFATLVASGYAIRITGQDSGRGTFTHRHAVLHDQKRERWDDGTYIPLQNVSETQAPFTVIDSVLSEEAVLAFEYGYASAEPNTLTIWEAQFGDFVNGAQVVIDQFITSGEAKWGRQCGLTMMLPHGYEGQGPEHSSARIERFLQLCADNNIQVVQPTNGAQIFHVLRRQMIRPFRKPLVILTPKSLLRNKDATSPLSDLANSQFLPVIGEQDESIAPADVKRVLVCSGKVYYDIVNARRDAGRSDVAILRVEQLYPFAHKAFQAELQKYSNAKEIVWVQDEPQNQGPWFYVQHHLYENIADGQRLGYAGRSASASPAVGYLAKHQEQQRNLLEQALAPKFKSFMLTK; encoded by the coding sequence ATGTCATCGGAAATAGAACTTTTATCTAACTCTTACCTGTTTGGTAGCAACGCCCCCTATGTCGAGGAACTCTACGAGTCTTACCTTGACAACCCTGGTTCCGTTCCGGACCAGTGGCGCGATTACTTTGATCAACTGCAACACCAGCCTGCCACCGATGGCAGCGAAGTCACGCGCGATCAGGCCCATGCGCCGGTCATCGAGTCCTTCGCCCAGCGCGCCAAGGCCAATGCTTTTGTCACCCACACGCGGGCGCCCGACCTCACAGTCGCCGGTAAGCAGGTCTACGTCCAATCCATTATTGCTGCCTATCGCTCGCTGGGTGCGCGTATTGCCGCGCTTGATCCGCTCAAGCGCCAGGATCGCCCCAGTATTCCAGAGCTCGATCCAGGTTTCTATGGCCTGACCGAGGCCGACCTTGACCAGGTCTATTCGGCCACCAATACCTACTTCACCAAAGCCGACACCATGACCATGCGCGACATGCTCAAGGCTTTGCGCGACACTTATTGTCGCAATGTGGGTGCCGAGTTCATGCATATTTCCGACCCGACTGCCAAGCGCTGGATCCAGGAACGCCTGGAGTCAACCGTTGGCGTACCGTCCTTTTCTGCAGAGCAAAAACGCCATATCCTGCAGCAGGTCACCGAAGCCGAAGGCCTCGAGCGCTTCCTGCATACCAAGTATGTAGGCCAGAAACGTTTCTCCCTTGAAGGCGGTGAAAGCTTTATCGCCGCCATGGACGAAGTCGTCGGGCATGCCGGCGACAACGGCGTTCAGGAAATCGTAGTGGGCATGGCCCACCGTGGTCGCCTGAATATGCTGGTCAACATCATGGGCAAGATGCCCGGCGATTTGTTCGCTGAATTCGAAGGCAAGCACGCTGAAGGCCTGACCGATGGCGACGTCAAATACCACAACGGCTTCTCCAGCGATCTGTCCACGCGTGGCGGTCCTGTGCACTTGTCCCTGGCGTTCAACCCTTCGCACCTTGAAATCGTCAATCCCGTTGTCGAGGGCAGTGTACGTGCCCGCCAGGATCGTCGGGGCGATGAGCAAGGTTTGCAAGTGCTGCCGGTTCTGGTGCACGGCGACGCCGCTTTTGCCGGGCAGGGCGTTGTCATGGAAACGCTCAATCTGGCGCAAACACGTGGTTATGGCACTGGCGGCACGCTGCACATTGTCATTAATAACCAAATCGGTTTCACCACGTCCGATCCTCGCGACTCGCGCTCTACGCTGTATTGCACTGACGTCGTGAAAATGATCGAAGCTCCCGTGTTTCACGTCAATGGCGATGACCCGGAAGCCGTGGTGTATGTTACGCAGCTGGCGCTCGACTACCGCATGCAGTTCCATCACGACGTCGTGGTCGATATTGTCTGCTTCCGCAAGCTGGGCCACAACGAACAAGATACCCCATCGCTGACGCAGCCCCTGATGTACAAAAGCATCGGCAAGCATCCTGGCACGCGTAAAGTGTATGCCGATAAGCTTGTCGCTCAAGGCATCCTGGCCGAGGGTGAGCCCGACCAGTTGGTCAAAGACTATCGTCAGCTCATGGAAGACGGACAGCGTACCATCGAGCCCGTCCTGACCGACTACAAGAATAAGTACTCCACCGATTGGTCCGCTTTCCTGGGCGCCAAATGGACCGACCAGGCTGATACCGGTGTGCCGCTGGCCGAACTGACCCGCATTGGCGAAAAGTTGACCACGGTGCCGGAAGGTTTCACTGTCCACTCGCTGGTTAATAAGCTGCTCAACGACCGACGCAATATGGCGCGTGGCGAGCAGAATCTAGACTGGGGTATGGGCGAGCATCTGGCGTTTGCCACGCTGGTTGCGTCTGGCTATGCCATCCGCATCACAGGGCAAGACTCGGGCCGCGGCACGTTTACCCACCGGCATGCGGTGCTGCATGACCAGAAGCGCGAGCGCTGGGACGACGGCACTTATATTCCGCTGCAAAACGTCTCCGAAACTCAAGCGCCGTTTACGGTCATCGATTCGGTGCTGTCCGAAGAGGCCGTACTGGCCTTCGAATATGGCTACGCTTCGGCCGAACCTAATACGTTGACCATCTGGGAAGCGCAATTCGGCGACTTCGTCAACGGCGCACAAGTGGTGATCGATCAGTTCATTACTTCGGGCGAAGCAAAGTGGGGCCGCCAGTGTGGCCTGACCATGATGCTGCCGCACGGCTACGAAGGCCAGGGCCCCGAACACTCGTCAGCGCGTATCGAACGCTTCCTGCAGCTGTGCGCCGACAACAATATACAGGTTGTGCAGCCCACCAACGGCGCCCAGATCTTCCACGTATTGCGTCGCCAGATGATCCGGCCTTTCCGCAAGCCACTGGTCATCCTGACGCCCAAGTCTTTGCTGCGCAATAAAGATGCCACTTCGCCACTGTCCGACCTGGCAAACAGTCAGTTCCTGCCTGTCATCGGCGAGCAAGACGAAAGCATAGCTCCAGCAGACGTCAAGCGGGTGCTGGTATGCTCGGGCAAGGTCTACTACGACATTGTTAACGCTCGCAGGGATGCCGGCCGTTCAGATGTCGCCATACTGCGTGTCGAGCAGCTCTATCCCTTTGCCCATAAGGCTTTCCAGGCGGAATTGCAAAAATATTCCAACGCCAAGGAAATTGTCTGGGTGCAAGATGAGCCGCAAAATCAGGGTCCCTGGTTTTATGTTCAGCATCATCTGTATGAAAATATCGCTGATGGTCAGCGTTTGGGTTATGCGGGTCGTTCAGCATCGGCTTCGCCCGCAGTAGGCTATTTGGCCAAACACCAAGAGCAGCAGCGCAATCTGCTTGAGCAGGCCTTGGCACCCAAATTCAAAAGCTTCATGCTGACCAAATAA
- the odhB gene encoding 2-oxoglutarate dehydrogenase complex dihydrolipoyllysine-residue succinyltransferase → MAIIDVLVPQLSESITEATLLNWKKQPGEAIEADEILIEVETDKVVLEVPAPSAGVMKEIVKGDGSTVTAGEVLARIDSEGKAAAPAAAAEESAAAAPAAAAAPSASAIASPAAGKILAEKGVDPASVEGSGRDGRITKGDALQAGSAPAKKAAAPVAPASLSLDGRPEQRVPMSRLRARVAERLLQSQSDNAILTTFNEVNMQGILDLRKKYKDQFEKEHGVKLGFTSFFVKAAVAALKKYPVVNASVDGKDIIYHGYFDIGIAVGSPRGLVVPILRNADQLSIAEIEKQIADFGARARDGKLGLEELTGGTFSISNGGVFGSMLSTPIINPPQSAILGIHATKERPVVENGQIVIRPINFLALSYDHRIIDGREAVLALVAMKEALEDPQRLLLDV, encoded by the coding sequence ATGGCTATTATTGACGTTCTCGTACCCCAGCTTTCCGAGTCCATCACCGAGGCTACTCTGCTCAACTGGAAGAAACAACCGGGGGAAGCGATCGAAGCCGACGAGATCCTGATCGAGGTAGAAACTGACAAGGTCGTTCTTGAAGTGCCCGCACCTTCGGCGGGTGTGATGAAAGAAATCGTTAAAGGCGATGGCAGTACTGTGACTGCCGGCGAAGTTTTGGCTCGTATCGACTCTGAAGGCAAGGCTGCAGCGCCAGCGGCTGCCGCAGAAGAGTCGGCAGCCGCCGCCCCAGCCGCCGCTGCCGCACCGTCTGCTTCGGCCATCGCTTCGCCTGCCGCAGGCAAGATTTTGGCCGAAAAAGGTGTAGACCCCGCATCGGTTGAAGGCTCGGGCCGGGACGGTCGTATCACCAAGGGCGACGCTCTTCAGGCAGGTAGTGCGCCGGCCAAGAAAGCAGCTGCTCCCGTAGCTCCTGCTTCGCTTTCGCTCGACGGTCGCCCCGAGCAGCGCGTACCCATGAGCCGCCTGCGCGCCCGTGTGGCCGAGCGGCTGCTGCAATCGCAATCCGACAACGCCATTCTTACGACCTTCAACGAAGTCAACATGCAGGGCATTCTGGATCTGCGCAAGAAATACAAAGACCAGTTCGAAAAAGAACACGGCGTCAAGCTGGGTTTCACTTCTTTCTTTGTAAAGGCTGCAGTGGCAGCCCTGAAGAAGTACCCCGTTGTCAACGCATCGGTCGATGGCAAAGACATCATCTATCACGGCTACTTCGATATTGGTATTGCTGTGGGCAGTCCGCGTGGCCTGGTTGTGCCCATCCTGCGTAACGCAGATCAGCTCTCCATTGCCGAAATCGAAAAGCAAATTGCCGACTTTGGTGCGCGCGCACGCGACGGCAAGCTGGGTCTTGAAGAACTGACCGGCGGTACGTTCTCCATCTCCAATGGCGGTGTGTTCGGCTCCATGCTGTCTACACCCATCATTAATCCTCCACAGTCGGCAATTCTTGGCATTCATGCCACCAAAGAGCGCCCTGTGGTCGAGAACGGCCAAATCGTCATTCGCCCCATCAACTTCCTTGCTTTGTCATATGATCACCGTATTATTGACGGTCGCGAGGCCGTGCTGGCCCTGGTCGCCATGAAAGAAGCGCTTGAAGACCCACAACGCCTGTTGCTGGATGTCTAA
- the lpdA gene encoding dihydrolipoyl dehydrogenase: MAKQFDVVVIGAGPGGYIAAIRAAQLGKSVACIDAWSTADGKPAPGGTCTNVGCIPSKALLQSSEHFEQANHHFAEHGIEVKGVSLKLDTLVGRKDTVVKQNNDGILYLFKKNKVTFFHGTGSFVSQADGGWAIKVSGKAEEDLIAKHVIIATGSSPRELPGLPFDEAQILSNDGALRIPAVPKKLGVIGAGVIGLELGSVWRRLGAEVTVLEAMPDFLAVADQQVAKEAQKALTKQGLAIHTGVKIGEVKSTAKSVTVPYTDASGAEQKLVVDKLIVSIGRVPNVEGLGLDTVGLKRDERGFIAVDDDCKTNLPNVWAVGDVVRGPMLAHKAEEEGVAVAERIAGQHGHVNFGTIPSVIYTSPEIAWVGKNEQQLKTEGRDYKAGSFPFMANGRARALGDTTGFVKVLADAKTDEVLGVHIIGPMASELISEAVTIMEFRGAAEDIARICHAHPTLSEAMKEAALAVDKRTLNF; the protein is encoded by the coding sequence ATGGCTAAACAATTTGACGTTGTTGTTATTGGCGCCGGCCCTGGCGGATACATTGCTGCCATCCGTGCCGCGCAGCTGGGAAAAAGCGTGGCATGTATTGATGCCTGGAGCACAGCCGATGGTAAACCGGCTCCTGGCGGCACTTGCACTAACGTAGGGTGCATACCGTCCAAGGCCTTGCTGCAGTCGTCCGAGCATTTTGAGCAGGCCAACCATCATTTTGCCGAGCATGGCATCGAGGTCAAAGGCGTCAGCCTGAAGCTCGATACCCTGGTGGGCCGTAAAGACACGGTCGTGAAGCAAAACAATGACGGCATCCTGTATTTGTTCAAGAAAAACAAAGTCACCTTCTTCCACGGAACCGGCTCCTTTGTGTCCCAAGCCGACGGTGGCTGGGCCATCAAGGTTTCGGGTAAAGCAGAAGAAGATCTGATTGCCAAGCACGTCATCATTGCCACCGGTTCGTCGCCACGCGAACTGCCCGGCCTGCCTTTCGACGAAGCACAAATTCTTTCCAACGATGGCGCTTTGCGTATCCCTGCGGTTCCCAAGAAGCTGGGCGTTATCGGAGCGGGTGTCATCGGCTTGGAACTGGGCAGTGTATGGCGCCGCCTCGGTGCTGAAGTAACTGTCCTGGAAGCGATGCCCGATTTCCTGGCGGTTGCCGACCAGCAAGTTGCCAAAGAAGCGCAGAAGGCGCTTACCAAGCAAGGTCTGGCCATCCACACCGGCGTCAAAATTGGCGAAGTGAAATCCACGGCTAAATCAGTCACGGTACCTTATACCGATGCCAGCGGTGCAGAACAGAAACTGGTCGTCGACAAACTCATTGTTTCGATTGGCCGCGTCCCCAATGTGGAAGGCCTGGGCCTTGACACCGTCGGGCTCAAACGCGACGAGCGCGGTTTCATCGCTGTCGACGACGACTGCAAAACCAATCTGCCCAATGTCTGGGCAGTCGGTGACGTGGTGCGCGGCCCCATGCTGGCTCACAAGGCCGAAGAAGAAGGCGTGGCGGTTGCAGAGCGCATCGCCGGGCAGCATGGTCATGTTAATTTCGGAACCATTCCTTCGGTTATCTACACCTCGCCCGAAATCGCATGGGTCGGTAAAAACGAGCAGCAGCTCAAGACCGAAGGACGTGATTACAAGGCTGGCAGTTTTCCCTTTATGGCAAATGGCCGGGCCAGGGCACTGGGCGACACTACCGGTTTCGTCAAAGTGCTTGCCGATGCCAAGACGGATGAAGTCCTGGGTGTTCACATCATCGGGCCGATGGCGTCCGAGCTGATTTCCGAAGCGGTCACCATCATGGAATTCCGTGGCGCCGCTGAAGACATCGCCCGTATTTGCCATGCGCACCCGACCTTGTCGGAAGCCATGAAGGAAGCAGCGCTGGCTGTCGACAAACGCACGCTGAATTTCTGA
- the zapE gene encoding cell division protein ZapE, giving the protein MNVQEYYQHTLQERGYQADQAQQAAIERLQEYFDDWVSFKQDRSSALKKIFKRPDVPRGVFLWGGVGRGKSFLMDAFYLTVPVKRKTRVHFHEFMRSVHRELDAVRGQQDPLDEVARRIAKRYRLICFDEFHVSDVADAMILYRLLLKLFEHGTSFIMTSNYEPSTLYPDGLHRDRILPAIKLIQERMDILNVDVGTDYRRRSLEQVRLYLTPITDGTNKELQAYFDKLLDTAPLKPVLTVENRELKAIALGGSIVWFDFATLCGGPRSQNDYLDLASRFQTVILSNVPRMEARHASEARRFTWLIDVFYDHKVKLIMSAECEPDELYTQGPMSNEFHRTVSRIMEMQSREYLDSERRAAVTL; this is encoded by the coding sequence ATGAATGTCCAAGAGTATTATCAACATACCCTGCAAGAGCGCGGCTATCAGGCCGACCAGGCGCAGCAGGCGGCTATAGAGCGCTTGCAGGAGTATTTCGATGACTGGGTGAGCTTTAAGCAAGACCGTTCTTCCGCATTGAAGAAAATCTTCAAACGACCCGATGTGCCACGCGGCGTGTTTTTATGGGGCGGCGTAGGCCGGGGTAAAAGCTTCCTGATGGATGCGTTTTATCTGACGGTGCCTGTAAAGCGCAAGACGCGTGTGCATTTTCATGAGTTCATGCGTAGCGTACATCGTGAACTTGATGCGGTTCGGGGCCAGCAAGACCCGCTGGACGAGGTGGCGCGCCGTATTGCCAAGCGCTACCGCTTGATCTGCTTCGATGAATTCCATGTGTCGGATGTTGCCGATGCCATGATTCTGTACAGACTGTTGCTCAAGCTGTTCGAGCATGGCACTTCTTTTATCATGACATCAAACTACGAGCCCAGCACGCTGTATCCCGATGGGCTGCATCGCGATCGCATCCTGCCTGCCATCAAATTGATACAGGAACGCATGGATATCCTGAATGTGGATGTGGGTACCGATTATCGCCGACGTAGTCTTGAACAAGTTCGCTTGTATCTAACTCCGATTACGGACGGAACGAATAAAGAGCTACAGGCCTATTTCGACAAACTTCTGGACACAGCGCCTCTGAAGCCGGTGCTCACTGTTGAAAACCGCGAGCTCAAAGCCATTGCTCTGGGGGGGAGTATTGTCTGGTTTGACTTTGCCACCCTGTGTGGCGGCCCGCGTTCGCAGAACGATTACCTGGATCTGGCCAGCCGCTTCCAGACCGTGATATTGTCGAACGTGCCCCGCATGGAGGCTCGCCATGCGTCGGAAGCGCGCCGCTTTACCTGGTTGATCGATGTATTCTACGATCACAAGGTAAAACTCATTATGTCGGCTGAATGCGAACCCGACGAGCTCTACACCCAAGGGCCGATGTCCAACGAATTTCATCGTACGGTATCACGCATCATGGAAATGCAGTCCCGCGAATACCTTGATTCCGAGCGACGCGCAGCCGTTACGCTGTAG
- a CDS encoding tryptophan--tRNA ligase: MNTRVLTGITTSGTPHLGNYAGAIRPSIQASKLPGVDAFYFMADYHALIKCDDPQRIARSRLEIAATWIAAGLDPDVVTFYRQSDIPEIPELCWMLTCVTAKGLMNRAHAYKAAVDQNVARQQEADDGITMGLFSYPVLMAADILMFNANKVPVGRDQIQHLEMARDIAQRFNHLYGQGDDLFVLPEVQIDDEVATLPGLDGRKMSKSYDNTIPLFEGGAKGLRAAVMRIVTDSRQPGEPKDVESSHLYTLYRAFAAPQTSAQFRKSLEEGMGWGEAKEQLCATIEAELAPMRERYAELIERPDRIEDILQAGAVKARRLSQPLMERLRAAVGLRSVTVCVPDDHKSAGKKSKEKSARFVSFRDDAGQFRFRLLTADGQELLLSESFSDPKAAGQAMGRLKSQPLESLTSEAQGVASVRIDGVLVSQFDAALLPQLREAIAQMAQD; encoded by the coding sequence ATGAACACCCGAGTATTGACAGGCATCACCACGTCCGGAACGCCCCACTTGGGCAATTATGCCGGCGCCATTCGTCCTTCCATACAGGCCAGCAAGCTGCCGGGTGTGGATGCTTTTTACTTCATGGCAGACTATCACGCGCTGATCAAGTGTGATGATCCGCAGCGCATCGCCCGCTCCCGTCTTGAAATCGCGGCCACCTGGATAGCTGCCGGCCTGGATCCTGATGTCGTCACCTTCTATCGCCAGTCCGACATTCCGGAAATTCCGGAGTTATGCTGGATGCTGACCTGCGTAACCGCCAAGGGCCTGATGAATCGCGCCCATGCCTATAAAGCGGCGGTTGACCAGAATGTGGCCAGGCAGCAGGAAGCCGACGATGGCATCACCATGGGTTTATTCTCATATCCGGTGTTGATGGCGGCCGACATCCTGATGTTCAACGCCAATAAAGTACCGGTAGGCCGAGACCAGATACAGCATCTGGAAATGGCCCGCGACATCGCCCAGCGCTTCAACCATCTGTATGGCCAGGGTGACGATTTGTTCGTTCTGCCGGAAGTTCAGATTGATGACGAAGTGGCAACGCTGCCCGGACTCGACGGGCGCAAGATGTCGAAGAGTTACGACAACACCATACCTTTGTTCGAGGGCGGTGCAAAAGGCCTGCGTGCTGCTGTCATGCGCATAGTCACCGATTCACGCCAGCCAGGCGAGCCTAAAGATGTTGAAAGCTCGCATCTTTATACTCTGTACCGGGCTTTTGCAGCACCTCAGACTTCAGCTCAGTTTCGCAAAAGCCTGGAAGAGGGCATGGGATGGGGAGAAGCAAAAGAACAGCTATGCGCCACCATAGAAGCGGAGCTGGCGCCTATGCGCGAACGCTACGCCGAACTCATTGAACGCCCTGATCGTATTGAAGACATCCTTCAAGCAGGAGCCGTCAAGGCGCGCCGTTTGTCGCAGCCCCTGATGGAACGCCTACGGGCAGCGGTAGGCCTGCGGTCTGTAACTGTTTGTGTGCCTGACGACCATAAGTCCGCGGGCAAGAAAAGCAAAGAAAAGTCCGCGCGTTTTGTCAGTTTCCGTGACGATGCGGGGCAATTCCGTTTCCGTCTACTGACTGCCGATGGGCAAGAGCTGCTGTTGTCCGAGTCTTTTTCCGACCCGAAGGCGGCCGGACAGGCTATGGGTCGGCTCAAGAGCCAGCCGCTCGAGAGCCTGACCAGCGAAGCACAGGGCGTGGCCAGTGTCCGGATTGATGGCGTGTTGGTCAGCCAGTTCGACGCAGCCTTGTTGCCGCAGCTGCGTGAGGCCATCGCCCAGATGGCTCAAGACTGA
- a CDS encoding Tex family protein gives MTTTSASSLSDSTTTGVDPARIVALLASELGVRPVQIAATVELLDGGATVPFIARYRKEATGGLDDTVLRTLELRLVYIRELESRRIAILDSIGQQGKLTPELQQEITSADTKQRLEDLYAPYKPKRRTRAQIAREAGLEPLADAILDDTACDPAALALAYLNPEASVNDTKSALDGARDILAERYAENADLLANLREHLWSTGLLYSKVVDGKENDGDNFRDWFDFSETLRSLPSHRILALLRGRQQGVLDIRLGLDPELETQVPHPCISRIADFLRMGADFSIDASSRGRWLGEVCRWTWRVKLLTAFESELIGRLRDTAEQEAIRVFAANLKDLLLAAPAGPKTVLGLDPGIRTGVKVAAIDATGKVLATSTVYPFEPRRDREGSINTLAALITKHKIELVAIGNGTASRETEKLVTDMQEKFPDLKLTRVVVSEAGASVYSASELAAQEFPDMDVSLRGAVSIARRLQDPLAELVKIEPKAIGVGQYQHDVNQRELAQSLNTVIEDCVNAVGVDVNTASAPLLTRVSGLNATLAKNIVAWRDDHGAFPNRKALMKVPRFGDKSFEQAAGFLRVPNGDNPLDASSVHPEAYPIVERILKKISANAQQIMGQAGALKGVSPSEFTDERFGLPTVKDIFLELEKPGRDPRPEFKTAQFKEGVNTINDLHAGMILEGVVTNVANFGAFVDVGVHQDGLVHISALSDTFVKDPRDVVRVGQMVKVKVQEVDAARKRIGLTMRLNDDAPPARRGNDQSASNSGARRDNHRRSDTRSDQNEGQGAMAAAFAKLKK, from the coding sequence ATGACTACGACTTCTGCTTCATCACTATCAGACTCCACCACGACGGGTGTGGATCCCGCTCGCATCGTGGCGTTGCTGGCCAGCGAACTCGGTGTACGGCCCGTACAGATCGCGGCAACAGTCGAGTTGCTGGATGGCGGCGCCACGGTACCCTTTATTGCCCGGTATCGCAAAGAAGCCACTGGCGGCCTGGATGACACGGTGCTGCGTACGCTGGAACTGCGCCTGGTCTATATTCGCGAGCTTGAAAGTCGCCGTATTGCCATCCTCGATTCCATTGGACAGCAAGGCAAACTGACACCCGAACTACAACAGGAAATCACCAGTGCCGACACCAAACAACGCCTGGAAGATTTGTATGCGCCATACAAACCCAAGCGTCGCACACGGGCTCAGATCGCACGCGAAGCAGGCCTGGAGCCGCTGGCTGATGCCATTCTGGATGACACCGCCTGCGATCCCGCAGCGCTGGCCCTGGCTTACCTGAACCCCGAGGCGTCCGTCAACGATACTAAAAGCGCGCTGGATGGCGCCCGCGATATCCTGGCCGAACGTTATGCCGAAAACGCCGATCTGCTTGCCAATCTGCGCGAACACCTTTGGAGTACCGGCTTGCTGTATTCCAAGGTCGTCGACGGCAAGGAAAATGACGGTGACAATTTCCGCGACTGGTTCGACTTCAGCGAGACTTTGCGCTCCCTGCCGTCGCATCGGATTCTGGCTTTGTTGCGAGGTCGCCAACAAGGCGTACTGGATATCCGCCTGGGTCTGGATCCAGAACTTGAGACACAAGTACCCCACCCCTGCATAAGCCGTATTGCCGACTTCCTGCGCATGGGCGCTGACTTCTCGATCGATGCGTCATCCAGGGGGCGCTGGTTGGGCGAAGTGTGCCGATGGACATGGCGTGTCAAACTTTTGACCGCCTTCGAATCGGAACTCATCGGGCGCCTGCGAGACACCGCCGAACAAGAAGCCATACGCGTATTTGCCGCCAATCTGAAAGATTTGCTGCTGGCTGCGCCGGCCGGCCCCAAGACGGTGCTGGGGCTGGACCCAGGCATACGTACAGGCGTCAAGGTTGCCGCCATCGATGCCACGGGCAAGGTACTCGCCACCAGCACCGTTTACCCCTTTGAGCCGCGCCGCGACCGCGAAGGCAGCATCAACACACTGGCTGCCCTGATCACCAAGCACAAGATTGAACTGGTCGCCATTGGCAATGGCACCGCCTCGCGAGAAACTGAAAAACTCGTGACAGACATGCAGGAAAAGTTTCCTGATCTGAAGCTCACCCGTGTGGTCGTGTCTGAGGCCGGCGCTTCGGTGTATTCGGCATCCGAGCTTGCCGCCCAGGAGTTTCCCGACATGGACGTCAGCCTGCGCGGAGCGGTATCCATTGCCAGACGCTTGCAGGATCCCTTGGCCGAGCTGGTCAAGATTGAGCCCAAAGCCATAGGGGTCGGGCAGTATCAGCACGACGTCAACCAGCGGGAACTGGCTCAATCCCTCAATACCGTGATTGAAGATTGCGTCAACGCCGTGGGTGTTGATGTCAATACCGCTTCGGCGCCATTATTGACACGAGTGTCGGGCCTGAACGCCACACTGGCCAAAAACATAGTGGCTTGGCGCGACGACCACGGCGCGTTTCCCAATCGCAAGGCCTTGATGAAAGTGCCGCGTTTTGGCGACAAGTCTTTTGAACAAGCAGCGGGTTTTTTACGCGTGCCCAACGGCGACAATCCCCTGGACGCTTCGTCGGTACACCCGGAAGCCTATCCTATCGTGGAGCGCATACTCAAGAAAATCAGCGCCAATGCACAACAAATCATGGGTCAGGCTGGTGCCCTGAAAGGCGTTTCCCCCTCTGAATTCACCGACGAGCGCTTCGGCCTGCCCACTGTCAAAGATATTTTTCTTGAACTGGAGAAACCGGGACGCGATCCACGTCCTGAGTTCAAGACAGCGCAGTTCAAGGAAGGTGTCAACACCATCAACGACCTGCACGCGGGCATGATACTGGAAGGCGTGGTCACCAACGTGGCCAACTTTGGCGCATTCGTTGATGTAGGTGTGCATCAGGATGGGTTGGTCCATATCTCGGCCCTGTCTGACACCTTCGTGAAGGATCCCCGCGATGTCGTACGCGTGGGCCAGATGGTAAAGGTCAAGGTCCAGGAAGTTGACGCCGCACGCAAGCGTATTGGACTGACCATGCGTTTGAATGACGATGCCCCGCCCGCACGACGCGGCAATGACCAATCGGCCTCAAACAGCGGCGCCCGCCGCGACAACCATCGCCGCAGCGATACGCGTTCAGACCAGAACGAAGGCCAGGGCGCCATGGCAGCTGCCTTTGCAAAGCTCAAAAAATAA